One Campylobacter concisus DNA segment encodes these proteins:
- a CDS encoding VOC family protein — protein sequence MQIKNLDHIVIVVSDVKEALKFYCDILGMRLAQKDGHISLNFGSKKINLHRFKGEFLPAAKHPTKGSADICF from the coding sequence ATGCAGATAAAAAATTTAGATCACATCGTGATAGTGGTAAGTGACGTTAAAGAGGCGCTTAAATTTTACTGCGACATTTTAGGCATGCGACTAGCTCAGAAAGACGGTCACATTAGCCTAAATTTTGGCTCAAAAAAGATAAATTTACATAGGTTTAAGGGCGAGTTTTTACCTGCGGCAAAGCATCCAACAAAGGGTAGCGCTGATATATGTTTTTAG
- a CDS encoding TerC family protein, giving the protein MFEWLSSPEAWISLLTLTGLEIVLGIDNIIFIAILVGKLPPEQRGKGRILGLGFAMITRIILLLSLFWIMKLTKPLFSIGELSITGRDLVLIIGGLFLIVKSSMEIHANATGKHEEAHESKSHPGFFATILEIGILDIVFSLDSVITAVGMAQHIDIMILAVIIAVGVMMFASKAISEFVDNNPTIKMLALAFLVLVGFALVLDGFGVHVPKGYIYFAMGFSLAVECLNIYARKRALREQK; this is encoded by the coding sequence ATGTTTGAATGGTTGAGTTCGCCAGAGGCGTGGATATCGCTACTTACGCTAACTGGCTTGGAGATAGTCTTAGGCATAGATAACATCATATTTATCGCTATTTTAGTAGGCAAACTGCCACCAGAGCAAAGGGGCAAAGGCCGCATTTTAGGGCTTGGCTTTGCGATGATCACTAGGATCATCCTGCTACTTTCACTATTTTGGATCATGAAGCTTACAAAGCCGCTCTTTAGCATAGGCGAGCTTAGCATCACAGGGCGCGATCTAGTGCTCATAATAGGCGGTCTATTTTTGATAGTAAAATCATCAATGGAGATCCACGCAAACGCCACTGGCAAGCATGAAGAGGCTCACGAGAGCAAGTCTCATCCAGGATTTTTTGCGACTATCCTAGAAATAGGCATTTTAGACATAGTCTTTTCGCTTGATAGCGTTATCACCGCAGTTGGTATGGCTCAGCACATCGATATCATGATACTTGCCGTCATCATCGCAGTTGGTGTGATGATGTTTGCCTCAAAGGCGATCTCAGAATTTGTCGATAACAACCCAACGATAAAAATGCTCGCACTAGCATTTTTGGTGCTAGTTGGCTTTGCGCTCGTGCTTGATGGCTTTGGCGTGCATGTGCCAAAAGGCTACATCTACTTTGCTATGGGCTTCTCACTAGCGGTTGAATGCCTAAATATCTACGCTAGAAAAAGGGCTTTAAGAGAGCAAAAATAA
- the purN gene encoding phosphoribosylglycinamide formyltransferase — protein MLTKKIAVLFSGSGSNLEAILKKVHNQIFNGVKIEVCLCICNKPGAFGIERAKKFGLETTIIESAKFDKREEFDAALVEQILKSGADITVLAGFMRILTPVFTTQVKAINLHPSILPLFKGAHAIKESFESDMMIGGVSVHYVSEELDGGKLIAQRAFEREDGMSLDEWEAKIHAIEHEILPQSIIKILTKEVNV, from the coding sequence ATGCTTACGAAAAAGATAGCCGTGCTTTTTAGCGGCAGTGGCTCAAATTTAGAAGCGATACTTAAAAAAGTTCATAATCAAATTTTTAACGGCGTAAAGATCGAAGTTTGCCTTTGTATCTGTAACAAGCCAGGTGCATTTGGCATAGAGCGTGCTAAGAAATTTGGTCTTGAGACGACGATAATAGAAAGTGCTAAATTTGACAAACGTGAGGAATTTGACGCAGCTTTGGTGGAGCAAATTTTAAAAAGCGGGGCTGATATAACGGTGCTTGCAGGCTTTATGCGGATACTAACGCCAGTTTTTACGACGCAAGTAAAAGCTATAAATTTACATCCTTCTATCTTACCGCTTTTTAAGGGCGCGCATGCGATAAAGGAGAGCTTTGAGAGCGATATGATGATAGGCGGTGTGAGCGTGCATTATGTGAGCGAGGAGCTTGATGGGGGCAAACTGATCGCGCAAAGGGCGTTTGAGCGTGAGGATGGCATGAGTTTAGATGAGTGGGAGGCTAAAATTCACGCCATAGAGCATGAAATTTTGCCCCAAAGCATAATAAAAATTTTAACAAAGGAAGTAAATGTTTGA
- a CDS encoding NAD(P)H-hydrate dehydratase: MKNLYLDTRVLDERASEKFGLSEELLMENAAAAIANFIRKKFKKGERVFGVCGGGNNGADVLCALRMLEGEFECEFILASKNLKPLAAKQLERAKFAGVRESKEVENSLNSVKCVIDGLFGSGLNRVLDQNLTGLISKINTSPAYIIACDVPSGLSSEGKVLGACVKADATITMGARKLALYSDAAKDYVGKIKLATLGISSQNYECESDYHLLEKCDLILPNRKNQCVNKGDFGHAFIISGEHVGASKLCAKAAFAFGAGLVSVIGEQGLNLPTHIMQASKISEKMNAGALGMGLGKKGVEELEVQNLKGKKLVLDADIFYSPKVLELLDENCVLTPHPKEFCSLLKICKIADIDVQTLQENRYAYAKAWSEKFSAVLVLKGANTIIAKEGQIYVMPYGKNTLAKGGSGDVLSGLVLALLAQNYEPLGAAISATLAHALSLRNFGKNSYALEPTDIIKGVKCLRKR; encoded by the coding sequence ATGAAAAATTTATATTTAGACACGAGAGTTTTGGACGAGCGAGCGAGCGAGAAATTTGGCCTTAGCGAAGAGCTTTTAATGGAAAATGCAGCCGCAGCCATAGCAAATTTTATCCGTAAGAAATTTAAAAAAGGCGAGAGGGTGTTTGGCGTTTGTGGTGGCGGGAACAACGGCGCTGACGTGCTTTGCGCTTTAAGGATGCTAGAGGGCGAGTTTGAGTGTGAATTTATCCTAGCTAGTAAAAATTTAAAGCCACTAGCCGCCAAACAGCTCGAGCGAGCTAAATTTGCTGGTGTGCGTGAGAGCAAAGAGGTAGAAAATAGCTTAAATAGCGTAAAATGCGTCATAGACGGGCTTTTTGGCTCAGGACTAAATAGAGTTTTGGATCAAAATTTAACTGGTCTCATCTCAAAAATAAACACTAGCCCTGCTTATATCATCGCTTGTGACGTGCCAAGTGGGCTAAGTAGCGAGGGCAAGGTGCTTGGCGCTTGCGTAAAAGCAGACGCTACTATCACGATGGGAGCTAGAAAGCTAGCTCTTTATAGCGACGCAGCAAAAGACTACGTTGGTAAGATAAAGCTCGCCACTCTTGGCATAAGCTCGCAAAACTACGAGTGCGAAAGCGACTATCACTTGCTTGAAAAATGCGACCTTATACTTCCAAATAGAAAAAATCAGTGCGTAAATAAGGGCGACTTTGGCCATGCATTTATTATATCTGGCGAGCACGTGGGAGCTAGCAAGCTTTGCGCAAAGGCGGCATTTGCCTTTGGGGCTGGGCTAGTTAGTGTGATAGGCGAGCAAGGTTTAAATTTACCAACGCACATCATGCAAGCTAGCAAGATAAGTGAGAAAATGAACGCTGGAGCCCTTGGCATGGGGCTTGGCAAAAAGGGCGTAGAAGAGCTTGAGGTGCAAAATTTAAAAGGCAAAAAGCTTGTGCTTGACGCTGATATCTTTTACAGCCCAAAAGTGCTTGAGCTGCTAGATGAAAACTGCGTCTTGACACCTCATCCAAAGGAGTTTTGCTCGCTTTTAAAAATTTGCAAAATAGCCGATATAGATGTGCAAACCTTGCAAGAAAACAGATACGCTTACGCTAAGGCTTGGAGTGAGAAATTTAGCGCCGTGCTCGTGTTAAAAGGGGCAAACACTATAATCGCCAAAGAGGGGCAAATTTACGTCATGCCTTATGGCAAAAACACGCTTGCAAAAGGCGGTAGTGGTGACGTGCTAAGCGGTCTTGTGCTAGCACTTTTAGCTCAAAACTACGAGCCTCTTGGTGCTGCTATCTCGGCCACTTTAGCTCATGCACTTAGCCTTAGAAATTTTGGCAAAAACAGCTACGCGCTAGAGCCAACAGACATCATCAAAGGAGTAAAATGCTTACGAAAAAGATAG
- a CDS encoding YifB family Mg chelatase-like AAA ATPase → MKSLKCATYGDGLKIIDVESIFSRGLPGFSIVGLASTSIKESTERVKAALLALDFAFPAQKITINLSPSDLPKSGSHFDLSIALLIALQKAKSLEKIFVFGELGLDGSVKSTANLFSILLFLSTQVQKAKILVPKEIAPKASMIPNLEVYGVSTLEEAIKFFSDAEFAKSTHFSATHELFSNVIEVGGKRYVPNLNYELDFKDVLGQERAKRACVIAAVGMHNILFEGSPGSGKSMCAKRLVYIMAPQSLEEVLKSAAYRSLNLQDSEFTSTRAFRSPHHTSTKSSIFGGGSNVAKIGEIALANGGVLFFDEFPHFPKQVIESLREPLEDNQIHIARVNSKVTYETKFIFVAAQNPCPCGNLFSRNLNCKCSENEIKNYKAKISAPVLDRIDLKVAMDESSPDDRSNLSSKQMSEMVLKAFIFQKKRDQTELNGKLSDAQVAKFCTLNAEASEILQKAATKYNLSQRAIKRTLRVARSIADLDESEQILKPHILEALSFRA, encoded by the coding sequence ATGAAGTCCTTAAAATGTGCTACATACGGCGACGGACTAAAGATCATTGATGTTGAGTCGATCTTTTCTCGTGGGCTTCCTGGCTTTAGTATCGTGGGTCTTGCAAGCACCAGCATCAAAGAGAGCACAGAGCGTGTAAAGGCGGCACTTTTAGCGCTTGACTTTGCCTTTCCAGCTCAGAAAATAACCATAAATTTATCCCCCTCAGACCTGCCAAAAAGTGGCTCGCATTTTGACCTAAGTATCGCCCTTCTCATCGCTCTTCAAAAGGCAAAAAGCTTGGAGAAAATTTTTGTTTTTGGCGAGCTTGGATTAGACGGGAGCGTAAAAAGCACGGCAAATTTGTTCTCTATCCTACTTTTTTTAAGCACGCAGGTGCAAAAGGCAAAAATTTTAGTGCCAAAAGAGATAGCGCCCAAAGCCTCGATGATCCCAAATTTAGAGGTTTATGGCGTTAGCACATTAGAGGAGGCGATAAAGTTTTTTAGCGACGCAGAATTTGCTAAAAGCACGCACTTTAGCGCCACGCACGAGCTATTTTCAAATGTGATAGAAGTTGGCGGCAAAAGATATGTTCCAAATTTAAATTACGAGCTTGATTTTAAGGACGTTTTGGGTCAAGAAAGAGCCAAAAGAGCCTGTGTCATCGCAGCCGTTGGCATGCACAATATCTTATTTGAAGGCAGCCCAGGCAGCGGTAAGAGCATGTGCGCAAAACGCCTCGTCTATATCATGGCGCCACAAAGCCTAGAAGAGGTGCTAAAGTCCGCCGCCTACCGCTCACTAAACCTGCAAGATAGCGAATTTACAAGCACCAGAGCCTTTCGCTCGCCACATCACACCTCGACAAAAAGCTCGATCTTTGGCGGAGGCTCAAACGTCGCAAAGATCGGCGAGATCGCACTTGCAAATGGCGGAGTGCTATTTTTTGATGAGTTCCCACACTTTCCTAAACAGGTGATCGAAAGCCTCAGAGAGCCACTTGAAGATAATCAAATCCACATCGCAAGGGTAAATTCAAAAGTGACTTATGAGACTAAATTTATCTTCGTAGCCGCGCAAAATCCATGCCCTTGTGGAAATTTATTCTCCCGCAACCTAAACTGCAAATGCAGTGAAAATGAGATAAAAAACTACAAAGCCAAAATTTCAGCCCCAGTGCTTGACCGCATAGACTTAAAAGTCGCCATGGACGAGAGCTCGCCAGATGACAGGTCAAATTTAAGCTCAAAGCAGATGAGCGAAATGGTTTTAAAAGCCTTTATATTTCAAAAAAAGCGTGATCAAACGGAGCTAAATGGCAAGCTTAGTGACGCGCAGGTGGCTAAATTTTGCACGTTAAACGCCGAGGCAAGTGAGATTTTACAAAAGGCCGCCACAAAGTACAACCTCTCACAAAGGGCCATAAAAAGGACGCTTAGAGTGGCTAGAAGCATCGCCGATCTTGATGAGAGTGAGCAAATTTTAAAGCCCCACATCTTAGAGGCGCTTAGTTTTAGGGCATAA
- the def gene encoding peptide deformylase, translating to MILEVLSYPNKKLYEISKEVEVFDEKLHKLLDDMYETMIAKEGIGLAAIQIGVAKRIFIINLANEEGVQDKENLIEIINPKFELREGECVYQEGCLSVPGYYEDVKRSEVVSIKFQDRFGKEQTLKTDGLLAIAIQHENDHLDGHLFIEKIGFNKRKKFDKEYKKQKKEKTS from the coding sequence TTGATCCTAGAAGTTTTATCCTATCCAAATAAAAAACTTTATGAAATTTCAAAAGAGGTTGAGGTCTTCGATGAGAAGCTTCATAAACTTCTTGATGATATGTATGAGACGATGATCGCAAAAGAAGGCATCGGTCTTGCAGCTATACAAATAGGCGTTGCAAAGAGAATTTTCATCATAAATTTAGCCAACGAAGAGGGCGTGCAAGATAAAGAAAATTTAATCGAGATCATAAACCCAAAATTTGAGCTACGTGAGGGCGAGTGCGTCTATCAAGAGGGCTGCCTTAGCGTGCCTGGCTACTACGAGGACGTTAAGCGAAGTGAGGTCGTTAGCATCAAATTTCAAGACCGCTTTGGCAAAGAGCAGACCTTAAAAACTGACGGGCTACTAGCGATAGCTATCCAGCATGAAAATGACCACTTAGACGGACATCTTTTTATAGAAAAAATAGGCTTTAACAAACGCAAAAAATTCGACAAGGAATACAAAAAGCAAAAAAAAGAAAAGACATCATGA
- a CDS encoding GGDEF domain-containing protein codes for MIKIDNAPDPKKKAAEAKPAVKKEKVNIYKFSEDVLHELSDDNVPSTPTNYSIYFEKMLDGQSDEFRKEIGDIIVANSESSVPTNGNISIEKEVKQGFIQIKSMLQAVVLIYKNLGVMRGLVQKRMDGLKNNTNVLALQNVLSAFNQDLIKLNDLMDKHLDVIKMSYEEVGKMFKAIEEQSIYDTTYEVYNKKFLVATISSEIESVRRYGYNASFLLVKIKDKFANRVKNLKERNNMFKSMSQLLLRTSRRSDIVAHYGDGCFAMVMKYTDENGTKQACARILNMLSSMPWKIDNEECKLDVQIVSSMISKTKSTEELLSHALDKLETNQDLNEPLFLDEKAEN; via the coding sequence GTGATAAAGATAGATAATGCACCAGATCCAAAGAAAAAAGCAGCTGAAGCAAAGCCAGCTGTCAAAAAAGAAAAGGTAAATATCTATAAATTTTCAGAGGACGTTTTGCACGAGCTAAGCGACGACAACGTCCCATCTACGCCGACAAACTACTCTATCTACTTTGAAAAGATGCTTGATGGGCAGTCAGATGAGTTTAGAAAAGAGATCGGCGATATCATAGTGGCAAATTCTGAAAGCTCAGTGCCGACAAACGGCAACATCTCTATCGAAAAAGAGGTAAAACAAGGCTTTATACAGATAAAAAGTATGCTTCAAGCAGTCGTGCTCATCTATAAAAATTTAGGCGTTATGAGAGGCTTAGTGCAAAAGCGTATGGATGGACTTAAAAACAACACAAATGTCCTTGCGCTCCAAAATGTTTTAAGCGCCTTTAACCAAGACCTCATCAAGCTAAACGACCTCATGGATAAGCACCTTGACGTCATCAAGATGAGCTATGAAGAGGTTGGCAAGATGTTTAAGGCGATCGAAGAGCAGTCGATCTACGATACGACCTACGAGGTCTATAACAAGAAATTTCTAGTAGCTACCATAAGCAGCGAGATAGAGTCTGTTAGACGCTATGGCTATAATGCCTCATTTTTGCTAGTCAAGATAAAAGATAAATTTGCAAACCGAGTTAAGAATTTAAAAGAGCGAAACAATATGTTTAAAAGTATGTCACAGCTTCTTTTAAGAACGTCACGTAGAAGCGATATAGTCGCACACTACGGCGATGGCTGCTTTGCTATGGTGATGAAATACACTGACGAAAACGGCACAAAGCAAGCGTGCGCTAGAATTTTAAACATGCTCTCATCTATGCCATGGAAGATCGACAACGAAGAGTGCAAACTAGATGTGCAGATCGTCTCAAGCATGATCTCAAAGACAAAGAGCACCGAAGAGTTGCTATCTCACGCACTTGACAAGTTAGAGACCAACCAAGACCTAAATGAGCCACTATTTTTAGACGAGAAAGCAGAGAATTAG
- the clpP gene encoding ATP-dependent Clp endopeptidase proteolytic subunit ClpP — MSYYVPVVVERTSRGERSYDIYSRLLKDRIVMLSGEIEDGMAASIVAQLLFLEAEDPDKDIYLYINSPGGVITSGFSIYDTMNYIKPDVCTICIGQAASMGAFLLSCGAPGKRYALPNSRIMIHQPLGGARGQATDIEIQAREILRLKEILNGILAKNTGQKLSKIVKDTERDFFMSSAEAKEYGLVDKILEKSFK, encoded by the coding sequence ATGAGCTATTACGTTCCTGTCGTAGTTGAAAGAACTAGCAGAGGTGAGCGAAGCTATGATATATATTCTCGTCTTTTAAAAGATAGGATCGTTATGCTAAGTGGCGAGATAGAGGACGGCATGGCCGCTTCTATCGTCGCTCAGCTGTTATTTTTAGAGGCTGAAGATCCAGATAAAGATATCTACCTTTATATAAACTCACCAGGCGGCGTGATAACAAGTGGCTTTAGTATCTATGACACGATGAACTACATAAAGCCAGATGTTTGCACGATCTGCATCGGTCAGGCTGCTAGCATGGGCGCGTTTTTGCTAAGCTGTGGCGCACCTGGCAAGAGATATGCACTGCCAAATTCTCGTATCATGATACACCAACCACTTGGCGGTGCTAGAGGACAAGCGACTGATATCGAGATACAAGCACGTGAAATTTTACGTTTGAAAGAAATTTTAAATGGAATTTTGGCAAAAAATACAGGTCAAAAGCTAAGCAAGATAGTAAAAGATACTGAGCGCGACTTTTTTATGAGCTCAGCCGAAGCAAAAGAATACGGACTTGTCGATAAAATTTTGGAGAAAAGTTTTAAATAA
- the tig gene encoding trigger factor yields MEIKTKALDSVNTLASTTISADAIKSSVEKLAKKAAKTMKVDGFRQGHVPVAVVLKRYEKELTNDAEQDVLRDVVEEAIKKAGKKNDDLIGEPIVSKFDKKDDKIDVELTVSFKPSVDVSGYESLIPEFSNPRVLKKDIDEKKTELLKMIAPLEKVDGKRGLKVGDFAKFDFEGFVDGVAFEGGKAENYVLEIGSNQFIPGFEDGMVGIKAGGEKDIEVKFPENYGAAHLAGKDAVFKVKLHEIQERKIPEKLDEEMLKTILPNEEKPTEELLEERIKEQIRQEKIYKLINEELKPKFAEAAVEKFKFDVPKNIVEQEIDMQFRNAWNSFTPDDMKKFREDKDALAKKRDEYRKDAENSVRLTFIIDELARVRGVKVSDQEVVQAIYFEAYRSGQDPKAHLEMYRNQGMLPAIKMSMIEEKLFSELFNKEKDEKKASKKEKAE; encoded by the coding sequence ATGGAAATCAAAACAAAAGCTCTAGATAGCGTAAATACCCTAGCTAGCACAACTATAAGTGCAGATGCTATAAAGTCTAGCGTAGAAAAACTAGCAAAAAAAGCAGCAAAAACTATGAAAGTAGATGGTTTTAGACAAGGCCATGTGCCAGTCGCTGTCGTGCTAAAACGCTACGAGAAAGAGCTAACAAACGACGCTGAGCAAGATGTCTTAAGAGATGTAGTCGAAGAGGCTATCAAAAAAGCAGGCAAGAAAAATGACGACCTTATCGGCGAGCCTATCGTTTCAAAATTTGACAAAAAAGATGACAAGATCGATGTTGAGCTAACAGTTTCATTTAAGCCAAGCGTCGATGTGAGCGGTTATGAGAGCTTGATACCAGAGTTTTCAAACCCACGCGTTTTGAAAAAAGATATCGATGAGAAGAAAACTGAGCTTTTAAAAATGATAGCTCCGCTTGAAAAAGTAGATGGCAAAAGAGGCCTAAAAGTTGGTGATTTTGCCAAATTTGACTTTGAGGGCTTTGTTGATGGCGTTGCATTTGAAGGTGGTAAGGCTGAAAACTACGTGCTTGAGATCGGCTCAAATCAATTCATCCCAGGCTTTGAAGATGGCATGGTAGGTATAAAAGCTGGCGGCGAAAAAGATATCGAGGTTAAATTCCCAGAAAACTACGGCGCTGCACATTTAGCTGGTAAAGACGCTGTTTTTAAAGTCAAACTTCACGAAATTCAAGAGAGAAAGATCCCTGAGAAGCTAGATGAAGAGATGCTAAAAACTATCCTTCCAAACGAAGAAAAACCAACTGAAGAGCTACTTGAAGAGCGCATAAAAGAGCAAATTCGCCAAGAGAAAATTTATAAACTTATAAACGAAGAGCTAAAACCAAAATTTGCTGAAGCTGCGGTTGAGAAATTTAAATTTGATGTGCCAAAAAATATCGTCGAGCAAGAGATCGATATGCAGTTTAGAAACGCATGGAACTCATTTACTCCAGACGATATGAAGAAATTTAGAGAAGACAAAGACGCTCTAGCTAAAAAACGTGACGAGTATAGAAAAGACGCTGAAAATAGCGTTCGCCTAACTTTCATCATCGATGAGCTAGCTCGCGTAAGAGGCGTGAAAGTGAGCGATCAAGAGGTTGTTCAAGCGATCTATTTTGAGGCGTATAGAAGCGGACAAGATCCAAAAGCGCACCTTGAGATGTACCGCAACCAAGGCATGCTTCCAGCTATAAAGATGTCGATGATCGAAGAGAAGCTATTTAGCGAGCTTTTCAACAAAGAAAAAGACGAGAAAAAAGCAAGCAAAAAAGAGAAGGCTGAGTAA
- the folE gene encoding GTP cyclohydrolase I FolE — protein MQESFENSVKNMLTIIGEDPNREGLIKTPERVYKAFKFLTSGYDQDPKEVLGDALFTSSNNEMVLMRNIEFYSLCEHHLLPIIGRVHVAYIPNGKVVGLSKIPRMVNIYARRLQIQEQMTEQIAKALEDVIAPKGVGVVVEARHMCVEMRGVEKINSTTTTSALRGCFIKNADTRREFFSLINSPRETHF, from the coding sequence ATGCAAGAGAGTTTTGAAAATTCAGTTAAAAATATGCTAACTATCATCGGTGAAGATCCAAACAGAGAGGGGCTTATTAAAACCCCAGAGCGCGTTTATAAAGCTTTTAAATTTCTAACTAGCGGATACGATCAAGACCCAAAAGAAGTTCTTGGTGACGCTCTTTTTACTAGCTCAAATAACGAGATGGTTTTAATGCGAAACATCGAGTTTTACAGCCTTTGCGAGCACCATTTGCTGCCTATCATCGGCCGCGTGCATGTGGCGTACATCCCAAATGGCAAGGTCGTTGGCCTTAGTAAAATTCCACGCATGGTAAATATCTACGCCAGACGCTTGCAAATTCAAGAGCAGATGACCGAGCAGATCGCAAAGGCACTTGAGGACGTTATCGCTCCAAAAGGCGTTGGAGTAGTCGTCGAGGCAAGGCATATGTGCGTTGAGATGAGGGGCGTGGAGAAGATAAACTCGACTACCACGACCTCTGCGCTTAGGGGCTGCTTTATCAAAAATGCAGACACAAGGCGGGAGTTTTTCTCGCTTATAAATTCGCCTAGGGAAACGCATTTTTGA
- the fliI gene encoding flagellar protein export ATPase FliI: MSLERINSRLKEGVKLSNTFGVITKITATTIEITGLRPSIGDIVRIVAKDKSKNGLGMVTQIKTDGAYISPFGFVEGFRIGDFVYESDQGMSIPVGPNLLGRVVDPFMKPIDGKGAIDTTEYMPIMRAPIDAMKRGLINEPFSVGIKTIDGLLTCGKGQKLGIFAGSGVGKSTLMGMIVKNTLAPIKVVALIGERGREVPEFIEKNLGGDLEGTVIIVATSDDSSLMRKYGAFCAMSVAEYFKQQGNDVLFIMDSVTRFAMAQREIGLALGEPPTSKGYPPSSLTLLPQLMERAGKEEGKGSITAFFTVLVEGDDMSDPIADQSRSILDGHIVLSRELTDFGIYPPINIQNSASRVMGDVIGKEHKLNAMKFKRLYSLLKENEVLLRIGAYQKGSDKELDLAISKKEFMESFLKQSSEEAFALEEVEELLDKINQ; encoded by the coding sequence TTGAGTTTAGAGCGCATAAATTCAAGGCTTAAAGAGGGCGTGAAGCTCTCAAACACCTTCGGCGTCATCACAAAGATCACAGCTACTACTATCGAGATCACCGGACTTCGACCAAGTATCGGCGACATCGTGCGCATAGTGGCAAAAGACAAGAGTAAAAACGGCCTTGGCATGGTCACGCAGATAAAGACAGATGGCGCTTATATCAGCCCATTTGGCTTTGTCGAGGGTTTTAGGATAGGCGACTTTGTCTATGAGAGCGATCAGGGCATGAGCATACCGGTGGGGCCAAATTTACTAGGCCGCGTTGTCGATCCATTTATGAAGCCCATTGATGGCAAAGGGGCGATTGACACGACTGAATATATGCCGATCATGAGAGCGCCCATAGATGCGATGAAAAGAGGGCTTATAAACGAGCCTTTTAGTGTTGGCATAAAGACGATAGATGGGCTGCTTACTTGTGGCAAGGGGCAAAAGCTAGGAATTTTCGCAGGATCTGGCGTGGGCAAATCAACCCTCATGGGCATGATCGTAAAAAATACGCTAGCCCCCATAAAAGTAGTCGCGCTAATAGGCGAGCGTGGCCGTGAGGTGCCTGAATTTATCGAAAAAAACCTAGGCGGCGACCTAGAGGGCACGGTCATCATCGTAGCGACAAGTGATGATAGCTCGCTCATGCGAAAGTACGGCGCATTTTGTGCGATGAGCGTGGCTGAATACTTCAAACAGCAGGGCAACGACGTGCTTTTCATCATGGATAGCGTCACTCGTTTTGCGATGGCGCAGCGTGAGATCGGCCTTGCGCTTGGCGAGCCACCGACCTCAAAGGGCTATCCGCCAAGCTCGCTCACACTCTTGCCACAGCTAATGGAGCGTGCGGGCAAAGAGGAGGGCAAGGGCAGTATCACGGCGTTTTTCACCGTGCTAGTCGAGGGCGATGATATGAGCGATCCGATAGCCGACCAAAGCCGCTCTATCCTAGACGGCCATATCGTGCTAAGCCGCGAGCTAACGGACTTTGGCATCTACCCACCTATCAATATCCAAAACTCGGCCTCGCGTGTCATGGGCGACGTGATAGGCAAAGAGCACAAGCTAAATGCGATGAAATTTAAGCGCCTTTACTCGCTTTTAAAAGAAAATGAAGTTTTGCTTCGTATCGGCGCATATCAAAAGGGCAGCGACAAGGAGCTTGACCTTGCTATCTCGAAGAAAGAATTTATGGAGAGCTTCTTAAAACAAAGCTCTGAAGAAGCCTTTGCGCTTGAAGAGGTCGAAGAGCTGCTTGATAAGATCAATCAGTAA